One window from the genome of Podospora pseudocomata strain CBS 415.72m chromosome 6, whole genome shotgun sequence encodes:
- a CDS encoding hypothetical protein (EggNog:ENOG503NXJW; COG:Q) — MHSLITPLIAVLIIHRILLIIQRIYFHPLSSFPGPKLAAATSLYETWHALFSRSPLSWPEHQRFVLHPKYGPVVRIRPNALHISDPDAFRDVHKVGSKFTKAKYFYVPFRLSNALFGSTDPDFHRKRRSLIAPMFAKGEVIKLYEGLVKGKREMMVGNIRSFLGRGSSVVNMKNALAGLVVDVAAEAICQTSYGYVCLILVVQKPAYAYRAPACWKLTRSRHTP; from the coding sequence ATGCACTCTCTTATAACCCCCTTAATTGCTGTCCTCATTATACACCGCATTCTTCTGATCATCCAGCGCATCTATTTCCACCCTCTCTCTTCGTTCCCGGGCCCAAAATTGGCAGCTGCAACATCTCTTTACGAAACGTGGCATGCCCTCTTTTCACGCTCACCACTGTCATGGCCTGAACACCAGCGATTTGTCCTGCACCCCAAATATGGCCCTGTTGTGCGCATCCGGCCAAATGCCTTGCACATATCTGATCCCGACGCCTTTCGAGATGTTCACAAGGTCGGCAGCAAGTTTACAAAAGCAAAATACTTTTACGTTCCCTTCCGCCTCTCCAATGCGCTTTTTGGTTCGACGGACCCGGATTTCCACCGAAAAAGACGTTCGCTCATTGCACCCATGTTTGCCAAGGGTGAGGTGATCAAGCTCTACGAGGGCTTGGTAAAAGGCAAgcgggagatgatggtggggaaCATCAGGTCGTTCCTGGGAAGGGGTTCCAGTGTGGTGAACATGAAGAATGCACTGGCTGGGCTAGTCGTTGATGTCGCGGCAGAGGCCATCTGTCAGACATCCTACGGGTATGTTTGTTTGATCTTGGTTGTTCAAAAGCCTGCCTATGCTTACCGTGCACCAGCTTGTTGGAAACTGACACGCTCGAGGCACACCCCCTGA
- a CDS encoding hypothetical protein (EggNog:ENOG503PCX9; COG:S), whose translation MACTNCRRSDLPTTPTKPRTFHFPLSSFVLIYDIIFPGPNRAGQRSQQSCFQLELSIYLSIIYPPTSSNHPLHGSPCQKNPTMRSLFLFPIIWHLALAASVRSIFLFKDVMKSNTTALKTSGFNTLIMFGVGILSNGDIMYYSNTPGSQDVRVASGGVYVGGVALAQKVRSLKTGETGVTRLEISMNAQNVRNLIVTPGPGPETPLFRNFQALKEAWTLDAVNNDDESIYDLKSSVAFGRMLGQIGYKYTIAPYTNAQFWLNVKNQLNQGLKEQDWLLDRVYLQCYDGGAYNNPPGWQTFLGMKVVPLIWVINDSKPVYGATAAQARTRLTQWHQQSTLAGGGYWNDYDIEKMGLSYWDYGNVLASIFP comes from the coding sequence ATGGCTTGTACCAACTGCCGAAGGTCTGATTTACCCACCACTCCAACCAAACCTCGAACGTTTCATTTCCCCCTCTCAAGTTTCGTTTTAATATACGATATAATATTTCCCGGTCCCAATAGAGCAGGACAACGGAGCCAGCAGAGCTGCTTTCAGTTGGAACTCTCGATATATCTTTCAATAATCTATCCCCCCACCAGTTCAAATCACCCACTCCACGGCTCACCATGCCAAAAAAATCCGACAATGCGATCCCTGTTCCTATTCCCCATCATCTGGCATCTTGCTCTGGCAGCCAGCGTTCGAAGCATTTTTCTGTTCAAAGATGTCATGAAATCCAATACAACAGCCCTCAAGACGTCGGGCTTTAATACTCTCATCATGTTTGGCGTGGGCATTTTGAGCAATGGCGACATCATGTATTATTCCAACACGCCTGGAAGTCAAGATGTGCGAGTTGCTTCTGGCGGGGTCTatgttgggggtgttgctCTGGCCCAAAAGGTGCGCTCGCTGAAAACGGGGGAAACCGGCGTCACGAGGCTGGAGATTTCGATGAACGCCCAGAATGTGAGAAACCTCATAGTGACACCAGGCCCAGGACCAGAGACGCCTTTGTTTCGCAACTTTCAGGCCTTGAAGGAAGCTTGGACGCTTGATGCCGTCAACAATGACGACGAATCCATTTATGATCTCAAAAGTTCGGTTGCCTTTGGAAGAATGCTGGGCCAGATCGGATACAAATACACCATCGCGCCATATACGAACGCCCAGTTCTGGCTCAACGTGAAGAATCAACTTAATCAGGGGCTCAAGGAACAAGACTGGCTGCTTGATCGGGTGTATCTACAATGCTACGACGGCGGGGCATACAATAACCCTCCTGGATGGCAGACATTTTTGGGTATGAAGGTTGTTCCCCTGATCTGGGTCATCAATGACTCCAAACCGGTTTACGGCGCCACTGCTGCTCAGGCGCGAACCCGACTTACCCAGTGGCATCAACAAAGTACCCTTGCCGGAGGAGGGTACTGGAACGACTACGATATCGAAAAGATGGGGTTGTCGTATTGGGATTATGGCAACGTACTGGCCAGCATATTTCCGTAG
- a CDS encoding hypothetical protein (EggNog:ENOG503P2FW; CAZy:CE5; COG:G), which translates to MRFLTTIVAFTGLVTALPSRIEEIRSLDLLEDLSKKQTLETRQSSQTRNELQTGGTCPPIIFIYARGSTEGGNLGSLGPLIADVLEANYGANNVWIQGVGGNYKANLLDNLLPDGTTAAAITEMKNLFTLASTRCPSAKIVSGGYSQGAALTAAAIRDSTAAIREKIKGVVLFGYTKNQQNNGGIPNYPSNRLTVFCESGDLVCSGTLIVTPAHGEYQDEARDQAPKFLIARINAS; encoded by the exons atgcgttttctcaccaccatTGTCGCATTCACCGGGTTGGTGACTGCGCTCCCTAGCCGCATCGAAGAGATCAGGTCGCTGGACCTCCTCGAGGACCTCTCAAAGAAGCAAACCCTCGAGACCCGGCAGAGCAGTCAGACCAGAAACGAGCTTCAGACCGGTGGGACTTGCCCTCCGATCATCTTCATCTATGCTCGCGGCTCCACTGAGGGCGGCAACCTT gGCTCGTTGGGACCATTGATCGCCGACGTTCTCGAGGCCAACTATGGCGCCAACAATGTCTGGATCCAGGGTGTCGGTGGCAACTACAAGGCCAACTTGCTTGACAACCTGCTTCCGGACGGCACCACAGCAGCGGCCATCACAGAGATGAAGAACCTCTTTACCCTGGCCAGCACCAGATGCCCATCGGCAAAGATTGTGTCTGGTGGCTACAG CCAAGGTGCTGCCCTTACGGCTGCTGCCATCCGTGACAGCACGGCCGCCATCCGGGAAAAGATCAAGGGAGTTGTTCTGTTTGGCTACACCAAGAACCAGCAGAACAATGGTGGGATCCCCAACTATCCTTCCAACCGCCTCACGGTATTCTGTGAGAGTGGAGACTTGGTGTGCTCAGGGACATTGATTGTGACACCTGCGCACGGCGAGTATCAAGACGAGGCTCGCGATCAAGCACCCAAGTTCCTCATTGCTCGCATCAACGCCAGCTGA
- a CDS encoding hypothetical protein (COG:S; EggNog:ENOG503NVJ2) produces MTFEPKVTSHQTIPSELWHTALQHSPRAASILSTSSKRQAVQDTKTRESATMGLQPPPDKTKDYYDLGDFYMTITTRSHDTQIWFNRGLVWCYGFNHEEAVKCFERAALTDPDCAMAYWGLAYALGPNYNKPWAAFDDEEGSRNLRRAREAVVAALAKAAAAAPVERALVEALQHRYPQDRGEAKQGYVWNHTFAQAMEVAYNAHPSHPDVAAVYVDALLNLTPWDLWDLRTGAPTKGARTLDAKAALDDALSKHPNHPGMLHLYIHLMEMSAQPELALNAADRLLGIIPDSGHLNHMPSHIYMLCGDYRSAITSNSAAVRADQKSVQRDGAINFYSLYRCHDLHFRLYAAMFAGQSAVALETAQLLEEAIPEELLRVQSPPMADWLEGFLAMRVHALVRFGKWEAIQRLPLPKDKSLFCSTTAMILYAKGVAFANTGRFQEAEEARAQFRSAVKTVPASRTVFNNPCQGILAIASAMLDGELEYRRGNIELGFEHLRRSIELDDALPYDEPWGWMQPTRHAYGALLLEQGRVEEALAVYAADLGFDGTLPRALQHRNNVWALHGYHECLITLKREAEAKIVWPQLQIALAVADVPVKASCFCRKNPGGTHKL; encoded by the exons ATGACGTTTGAGCCCAAGGTCACCAGTCATCAAACAATCCCCTCGGAACTGTGGCATACAGCGTTGCAACACTCGCCAAGAGCGGCCAGCATCCTATCAACCA GCTCAAAACGGCAGGCAGTCCAGGATACCAAGACGCGTGAATCCGCCACGATGGggctccaacctcccccagaTAAGACGAAAGACTACTACGACCTTGGCGACTTTTACatgaccatcaccaccagaaGCCACGATACACAGATATGGTTCAACCGTGGGCTCGTGTGGTGCTACGGGTTCAACCATGAAGAGGCCGTCAAGTGCTTTGAGCGGGCGGCTCTGACAGACCCCGACTGCGCCATGGCATACTGGGGTCTTGCTTATGCCCTGGGTCCCAACTACAACAAGCCGTGGGCTGCctttgatgacgaggaaggaagCCGAAACCTGCGGCGGGCCAGAGAAGCTGTGGTTGCGGCATTGGcaaaggcggcggcagcggcgccGGTGGAGCGAGCACTTGTTGAGGCTCTCCAGCATCGGTACCCACAAGATCGAGGAGAGGCCAAGCAGGGATACGTCTGGAACCACACGTTTGCGCAAGCCATGGAAGTGGCATACAATGCTCACCCAAGCCATCCCGACGTGGCCGCCGTTTATGTCGACGCCTTGTTGAACCTGACACCATGGGACCTCTGGGACTTGCGAACAGGAGCACCGACCAAGGGGGCGAGGACACTGGATGCCAAAGCGGCCTTGGATGACGCCCTCTCCAAGCACCCCAACCACCCTGGAATGCTTCACCTCTACATTCACCTCATGGAGATGTCGGCCCAGCCCGAGCTTGCCCTGAACGCGGCCGACAGACTGTTGGGCATCATCCCCGACTCGGGCCATCTCAACCACATGCCATCTCACATTTACATGCTCTGCGGAGATTACCGTTCCGCCATAACTTCCAACTCGGCGGCTGTGCGGGCGGACCAGAAGTCTGTGCAAAGAGACGGCGCCATCAACTTTTACAGTCTGTACCGCTGCCACGACTTGCATTTTCGGCTTTATGCTGCCATGTTTGCGGGACAGTCCGCAGTGGCTCTAGAAACAGCCCAGTTGCTCGAAGAGGCGATACCGGAAGAGCTTCTGAGAGTGCAATCGCCGCCAATGGCCGACTGGCTGGAGGGATTTCTTGCCATGAGGGTACATGCGCTCGTTAGGTTTGGTAAGTGGGAGGCCATACAGCGTCTCCCTTTACCAAAAGACAAGTCGTTATTCTGTTCCACGACGGCCATGATTCTCTACGCAAAGGGTGTGGCTTTCGCCAATACCGGGAGATTCcaagaggccgaggaagcGCGAGCTCAGTTCCGGAGTGCAGTCAAGACCGTGCCCGCCTCAAGGAcagtcttcaacaacccgTGCCAAGGTATCCTAGCTATCGCCTCTGCCATGTTGGATGGAGAGTTGGAGTATCGTCGGGGAAATATCGAGCTGGGGTTTGAGCATCTGCGCAGGTCTATTGAGTTGGATGATGCTCTGCCGTATGATGAGCCCTGGGGCTGGATGCAGCCGACCAGGCATGCTTATGGGGCTCTGCTGTTGGAGCAGGGAAGAGTAGAAGAGGCCCTTGCGGTGTATGCAGCGGATTTGGGATTCGATGGCACCCTTCCCCGAGCCTTGCAGCACCGAAATAATGTGTGGGCATTGCATGGCTATCACGAATGCCTCATCACGCTCAAGAGGGAAGCCGAAGCCAAGATTGTGTGGCCCCAGTTGCAGATTGCTTTAGCGGTAGCAGATGTTCCCGTTAAGGCTTCCTGCTTCTGCCGGAAGAATCCAGGTGGCACCCACAAGCTGTAG
- a CDS encoding hypothetical protein (EggNog:ENOG503P6AW; COG:S), producing the protein MRQVRPYREPRFVTDDQQLVGNRRCFPCRSENEMKRGIKYKAIPWASRPHHCSPSSSPPLKAAAMKLSLLAFLPAVLALPAAESSGIASRQTAVATTDNYIFTLTLPQFTVRRNNRNPASLDWSSDGCSNSPDNPFGFPFTPACHRHDFGYRNYKKQSRFTDANRKRIDDKFKVDLLYQCSSNGHGAVCRALADVYHAAVRAFGGSGASKREEEEDWVKIYEEKLAIYNELVKEAQATGELWTLE; encoded by the exons ATGAGGCAGGTTCGTCCATATCGAGAACCCCGTTTTGTGACCGACGACCAGCAGTTGGTCGGAAACCGCCGATGCTTTCCTTGTCGTTCTGAGAATGAGATGAAGCGAGGGATCAAGTATAAAGCCATACCATGGGCGTCCAGACCTCATCATTgctccccatcctcttcaccccctctcaaagccgccgccatgaaactctccctcctcgcctttcTCCCCGCCGTCCTGGCCTTGCCCGCGGCCGAATCGTCGGGCATCGCGTCCAGACAGACAGCCGTTGCCACGACCGACAACTATATCTTCACTCTGACTCTCCCTCAGTTCACCGTCAGGCGTAACAACCGCAACCCGGCGTCTCTGGACTGGAGCTCGGATGGCTGCTCAAACTCCCCCGACAACCCGTTTGGCTTCCCATTTACTCCCGCCTGCCACCGCCACGACTTTGGTTACAGAAACTACAAGAAGCAAAGCCGGTTCACGGATGCCAACCGCAAGAGGATCGACGACAAGTTCAAGGTTGA TCTTCTTTACCAGTGCAGCTCCAACGGCCACGGTGCCGTCTGCCGTGCTCTGGCGGATGTCTACCATGCTGCCGTTAGAGCGTTTGGTGGGAGCGGAGCCAGcaagagagaggaggaagaggattggGTCAAGATTTAcgaggagaagctcgccATTTACAACGAGCTCGTCAAGGAGGCCCAGGCCACGGGTGAGCTGTGGACATTGGAGTAG
- a CDS encoding hypothetical protein (EggNog:ENOG503NW8V; CAZy:AA1; COG:Q), with product MLSILTSALLAVSASPVVLGRAAPEQKHKLVARKDWESPTYSWLYQFPLPIPPVKTPKLTVTNPVTGNPIHYYEVYINRFTQQVYPNKGPATLVGYDGISPGPTFIVERGHEAVVRFVNNASIENSVHLHGSYSRAPWDGWAEDVTMPGEFKDYYYPNQQAARFLWYHDHAFMHTAENAYFGQAGAYIIHDPAEDALNLPSGYGIHDIPLVLSSKQYNNNGSLFTTNGETDSLFGDVIHVNGQPWPYFNVEPRKYRLRFLDAAVSRTFKLYFQRQTGSSAKIPFQVIATDAGLMTSPATTNDLYISMGERYEVVFDFSPFAGQNITLRNTDDVGQDDDYLHTNKVMRFIVGNTPVTDTSSVPSTLATVDWPTPDGTGVDRHFKFDRSNGEWQINGVVFADVNNRVLANVPRGKVEIWELENGGGGWSHPIHIHLVDFKVLWRSNDDGRPVYNYEAQGLKDVVWLAPNEIVRVEAHYAPWDGVYMFHCHNLIHEDHDMMAAFNVTALTDLGYNETAFRDPMEARWRAEPVTAAKFTTAAITEKIQFMARLQPYNNVEEVLEVLDEYWATHSKRDAQDPAPKARRMRVEGGKVKEVR from the exons ATGTTGTCCATCCTCACTTCCGCTCTTCTCGCCGTCTCGGCCTCGCCTGTTGTCTTGGGTCGGGCTGCGCCTGAGCAAAAGCACAAGCTGGTCGCCAGAAAAGATTGGGAGAGTCCTACCTATTCCTGGCTTTACCAATTTCCTCTGCCTATTCCTCCGGTCAAGACGCCCAAACT GACCGTTACCAACCCGGTGACTGGCAACCCCATTCACTATTACGAGGTCTACATCAACCGGTTCACCCAACAAGTGTATCCAAACAAGGGCCCCGCAACTCTTGTTGGCTACGACGGCATCTCTCCCGGCCCGACCTTTATCGTGGAGAGAGGCCATGAGGCTGTTGTGCGCTTCGTCAACAATGCCAGCATCGAAAACTCGGTCCATCTCCACGGGTCATACTCT CGCGCTCCTTGGGATGGTTGGGCAGAGGATGTAACCATGCCAGGCGAGTTCAAGGATTACTACTATCCCAACCAACAGGCGGCCCGTTTCCTGTGGTACCACGATCACGCATTCATGCACACTGCTGAGAATGCATATTTTG GCCAAGCTGGAGCCTATATCATTCATGATCCTGCCGAGGACGCCCTGAACCTTCCCTCAGGTTACGGTATTCATGATATTCCTCTGGTACTCTCTTCCAAGCAGTACAACAACAATGGCAGTCTGTTCACCACCAATGGTGAGACGGACTCGCTCTTTGGCGATGTTATCCACGTCAACGGCCAGCCCTGGCCCTATTTCAACGTTGAGCCTCGCAAGTACCGCCTCCGCTTCCTCGACGCTGCCGTCTCCCGCACCTTCAAGCTCTACTTCCAGCGTCAAACCGGCAGTTCAGCCAAAATCCCTTTCCAAGTCATTGCCACAGATGCCGGCTTGATGacctcaccagccaccaCAAACGACCTTTACATCAGCATGGGAGAGCGGTACGAGGTTGTCTTTGACTTTTCGCCATTTGCTGGCCAAAATATCACCTTGCGCAACACGGACGACGTGGGCCAGGACGACGATTACCTCCACACCAACAAGGTCATGAGATTCATCGTTGGCAACACCCCAGTGACCGACACCAGCTCCGTTCCCAGCACTCTGGCTACTGTCGACTGGCCGACCCCTGATGGAACCGGTGTGGACAGACACTTTAAGTTTGACCGCTCCAATGGCGAGTGGCAGATCAACGGAGTCGTCTTTGCCGATGTCAACAACCGTGTGCTTGCCAATGTCCCCCGCGGCAAGGTTGAAATTTGGGAGCTCgagaacggcggcggcggatggAGCCACCCAATCCACATTCACCTGGTCGACTTCAAAGTCTTGTGGCGCTCGAATGACGATGGCAGACCGGTCTACAACTACGAGGCCCAGGGTTTGAAGGATGTTGTCTGGCTTGCGCCCAACGAGATTGTCAGAGTGGAGGCCCATTACGCCCCATGGGATGGAGTCTACATGTTCCACTGCCACAACCTGATTCACGAGGAT CACGACATGATGGCTGCCTTCAACGTCACTGCTCTGACTGACTTGGGATACAACGAGACCGCGTTCCGTGACCCCATGGAGGCCAGATGGAGAGCCGAGCCGGTCACGGCTGCCAAGTTCACCACGGCTGCCATCACCGAAAAGATTCAGTTCATGGCCAGACTGCAGCCCTACAACAATGTCGAGGAAGTCTTGGAGGTTCTCGACGAGTACTGGGCCACGCACAGCAAGCGTGACGCCCAAGACCCTGCTCCCAAGGCAAGAAGAATGAGAGTTGAGGGCGGGAAGGTTAAAGAGGTCCGGTGA
- a CDS encoding hypothetical protein (EggNog:ENOG503P04X), with protein MLVLFPLLCLVLGALGVDIPMWLDGALVDATATDVSYNTGGTISVNGWTVQVPKNMLVTFPAAYVPWKDFVAQKAAVMGYEVNVAGNIVNGVSIAAQIIVQEFAMEINQGYIEEINFDGTMKILNGPVIRINDPNAVFSAGYSSPFMVADDKSPSVISFSGFPMCVPRSSNDTLCPSSQRPVVAGTPRRIFQAPDPLVMAPFLPGDFIMYRGFRNAQNQLICFDIVAWNVQITTTGSPAYIRVEETLVGVYTPNTNAEVAETRFIGYTSDPSVTVSISAIDIDPCTGHETYRSIGVGQARPEEGGRNKWIARIDGTTPSIYTREYRMVASSGTVVTRNGIVAGEYVAPILEWIQPELLVPGIEPIINEYAAMSHLTRGVGPDEDGNIFGPLDPFPQSGVTVFNISTCAGPVTPGEPGEGESQTANPRIDATIPISATGSQVATVPHTKRLYVRHDDTFTLRGYQDNNNMGSNDTLTWSWSVLTDQSAGTQSNLVTFIPSSDSKSISVRFANSAPTGEYVFQLAISSAKHNTTGNFTYTVSLFSGPDIVSVDAVTWTSGQSGTIGVTCSSLYLVDWKVNMQVTYPGDRATTTSAMAATPPGSGLWSFSSRRVDRPGTITCRSALNGQATRSGTTAKRAVQLKA; from the exons ATGCTTGTGCTCTTCCCACTTCTCTGCCTCGTCCTCGGGGCCTTGGGGGTTGACATCCCCATGTGGCTGGACGGAGCTCTTGTTGA tgccaccgccaccgaTGTTTCCTACAACACTGGAGGAACCATCTCGGTCAATGGATGGACAGTCCAGGTTCCTAAGAACATGTTGGTTACCTTTCCAGCGGCCTATGTGCCCTGGAAGGACTTTGTAGCTCAAAAGGCTGCCGTCATGGGATACGAGGTCAAT GTCGCTGGCAACATTGTGAATGGCGTCTCGATCGCAGCCCAGATAATTGTTCAGGAGTTCGCCATGGAGATCAACCAGGGCTACATTGAGGAGATCAACTTTGACGGCACCATGAAGATTCTGAACGGCCCCGTCATTCGAATCAACGACCCGAATGCCGTCTTCTCGGCCGGCTATTCCTCCCCCTTTATGGTGGCCGATGACAAGAGCCCTAGCGTCATCTCATTCTCTGGCTTCCCCATGTGTGTCCCTCGGTCGTCCAACGACACACTTTGCCCATCCTCGCAGCggcctgttgttgctggcacCCCACGCAGAATCTT TCAAGCCCCCGACCCGTTGGTCATGGCTCCTTTCCTTCCTGGAGACTTTATCATGTACAGAGGCTTCCGCAACGCGCAGAACCAGCTCATTTGCTTCGACATTGTCGCCTGGAATGTtcagatcaccaccacaggcAGCCCAGCTTACATCAGAGTGGAAGAGACACTGGTTGGCGTGTACactcccaacaccaacgccgaGGTGGCCGAAACACGGTTCATCGGCTACACGAGTGATCCCAGCGTCACCGTCTCCATCAGCGCCATTGATATCGATCCCTGCACCGGCCATGAAACCTACAGATCTATCGGTGTTGGACAGGCCCGTCCTGAAGAGGGTGGACGCAACAAGTGGATCGCGCGCATCGACGGGACCACCCCTTCCATCTACACGCGTGAGTACCGCATGGTTGCCTCTAGCGGGACTGTGGTCACCAGGAACGGAATTGTAGCGGGCGAGTATGTCGCTCCCATTCTCGAGTGGATTCAACCCGAGCTCCTCGTTCCCGGCATCGagcccatcatcaacgagtATGCCGCCATGTCCCATCTGACTCGTGGTGTCGGTCCCGACGAGGATGGCAACATCTTTGGTCCCCtcgaccccttcccccagTCCGGCGTCACCGTCTTCAACATTTCGACTTGCGCCGGGCCGGTCACCCCTGGAGAGCCGGGCGAGGGGGAGTCACAGACAGCCAACCCCCGTATCGATGCCACGATCCCCATCTCTGCCACCGGGAGCCAAGTTGCCACCGTTCCTCACACCAAGCGTCTCTATGTCCGTCACGATGACACCTTTACCCTTCGCGGCTACcaggacaacaacaacatgggCAGCAACGACACCCTGACCTGGAGCTGGTCCGTGTTGACCGATCAGTCTGCTGGAACCCAGTCCAACCTTGTCACTTTCATTCCTTCGTCTGACTCCAAGTCCATCTCGGTTCGCTTTGCCAACTCTGCACCCACCGGGGAGTACGTGTTCCAACTTGCCATTTCGTCGGCAAAGCACAACACCACGGGTAACTTCACCTACACCGTTTCGCTGTTCTCTGGGCCGGATATCGTGTCGGTTGATGCCGTCACCTGGACGAGCGGCCAGAGTGGCACCATCGGTGTCACTTGCAGCAGTTTGTATCTGGTCGACTGGAAGGTCAACATGCAGGTAACTTATCCCGGTGACAGGGCCACCACAACCAGCGCTATGGCGGCAACTCCTCCCGGCAGTGGGTTGTggtccttctcctcgagaCGGGTTGACCGGCCTGGCACTATCACATGCAGGAGTGCACTCAACGGACAGGCAACGCGATCTGGGACCACGGCGAAGCGCGCGGTGCAGCTCAAGGCCTGA